The genomic stretch ACCCCTTATCTTGCACGTACATTCACTTGAATCCGACAGAAGTGGCATTCATGGAAATCAGCACATTTATAACATCGAGCGACGTGGTATGCAGGCAGCAGATCATATTATTGCCGTGAGCCATCATACCAGGAAAAAAATAGTTCGGGATTATGGAATATCCGAACGGAAGGTATCGGTTGTCCATAATGCCGTATCACACTCAAAATCATTGACGGATTACAATGCAATAAAGGAAATACACTCGGAGCAAAAAGGACAAAATAGCCCGAACTGCTTAACGCATGGCGGAGACTTCAAATAGCAGACCATTTTTATTATATGTTTACAAAAAAGTTTAATACTGGTAGTATTGATGCGTTCGTAAAAAGTCAGTTTTCTTCGCTCAGAACCATTTTGGGGATGCTGTTATTGCCCGGCTAAAAATCTAAAACTCGTGCTAACGCACTCAAACAGTTAGATTTCCTTAACGCCGGTCACTATCAGCATCTTTTTCCCAAAATGCTTAAATTCGCCCCGAAAAGACTCTTTACGAACTTGTCAGTATTAAAACATACTTTAATCCTTACAACGATCCGTACGAATCATATATTAACTACATGAATATTCTGGCGGATTTCACCCGGAGGCTGAAGAAACCATAATAATTGGAAAATGCTTCCTCTCAATGATAAAAAGGATTCATGCAATATCAGTGAAATTTAATAACCAAGTCGTCATAATTCTGGAGTCAACATATGAATCATGTAAATGATGCAAAATATTTATTCGAAGTCAGCTGGGAAGTATGTAATAAAGTTGGCGGAATATATACGGTACTGAAGACAAAGATCAACAATGCCGTCAAGCATTTCGGAGACAATTACTTTTTGATCGGTCCAGATTTTGGAAACAATCCTGAATTTGAGGAAACCAGTGAAGATATCTGGGAAGCTATTAAAGGCGAACTACACGACAGGAATCTGACATGTCGGTTCGGGCGCTGTCATTTTACGGGCAGCAACCCACGGGTTATCTTGGTAAATCAAAACAATAAATACAGACAGGACGAGCTCCTTTTTCAGTTGTGGCAGGATTTTGGAGTAAATTCCATGTCAGGCGAATGGGATTATATTGAACCTGTCCTGTTCAGCACTGCCTGCGGAGAAGTGATTGAAGTTCTTTATGAAAAAATTGTAAATGAAAATGAAGTGGCAGTTGCCCAGTTCCATGAGTGGATGAGTACGGCGGGCATGCTTTATATAAAAAAACATGTCCCGGAAATAGCTACGGTATTTACTTCCCATGCCACTATGCTGGGAAGAGCCCTTGCCGGACACGGAACTGATATTTACACGAACTTAGAAGATATATCACCTAATGAAATGGCAACAAAAATGAATGTTACCGCCAAACATTCACTGGAAACCGTTTCAGCCAGAGAGTGTGATTGCTTCACGACAGTTAGTGAAATCACAGCAAGGGAAGCTTCCCATTTTCTCCAGCGGGCTCCGCAGGTCATTTTACCGAACGGTATCAATATAGACGATATCCCGGATATTACCAAACAACCGGAGGGAATCGGTAAACACCGTGAGGCATTATTAAACTTTGCATCCAAATTTCTACAAAAGGATCTGGATTCGGAAACGACACAGGTATTGATTATATCGGGTAGATATGAATTCCGCAACAAAGGCATAGACCTGTTTCTGGAGTCTCTCAACAGTATAAATCATATCTTAAAAGAAGAAACCTGCAAGGAACAGATCGTCGCGCTTTTCAGTGTCGTAGGCGGACATTTTGGTATTTCCAACGAAACGCAGCAGATATTAAAGGGAAAGGAAATTCAGCGAGGAGGCTTTAGCAGGATATGCACCCATCAATTGCAATATCCCCAGCACGACCCTATCTGGAATAAATGTAATAGTCTTAATCTCTTAAATGCTGCGGAAGACAACGTAAACATCATATTTATGCCTGTTTATCTGGATGGGTATGATGGCTTGCTGAACATGCCCTATTACGATGTATTGAGCGGATGCGACCTCGGCGTTTTCCCGTCATACTACGAACCGTGGGGATATACGCCTCTTGAGAGTATAGCGTACAGTGTTCCGACTATAACGACGGATCTCGCGGGATTTGGGCTCTGGGTTAAGAACTTACCAGACTATTCCAACAAAGGTGTTATTATTTTAGAGTATTACAACAAATCCTATGAAGAGATCGTCGATTGCCTGACAAAAAATATTTTACAACATCTCAAATGGTCCAAAGAGGAGATTAATGATCAGAAGAGACAGGCAAGGAAGATTGCGGAAAGAGCCGACTGGAATGAATTCTATCCCTTTTATTTAAAGGCATATTCTACAGCGGCAAAGATGGCCTCGCATCGCAGATATTCAATGGACACCAGTGCTTACACCCGTGAACTCGTTCATACCGGTACGGATTCCATCCAGCCAAGATTTAAGAGCTTCAGTGTCATTGCAGAAATGCCCGAAAGTATCAATCGGTTGAGGGACATCGCGTATAATCTCTGGTGGACGTGGAATCCGGAAGCTCAGGAACTGTTTGCCAAGCTTAATCCGAAATTATGGGCAGAGGTTTCAAATAATCCATTAGAGCTTCTGGAAAGAGTCAGTTATGAACGTTTAGAAGAACTTGCAGTCAACGAATCTTACCTGAGGCTTTATAACCGAGTGTTGGAGTCTTTTGAAGATTCCTTAAAAGACAAATATCCCGCAGCAGAAGTGGATCCGTCTTTGACAAAAGAAACCCCCATTGCCTATTTTTCAACGGAATACGGGTTTCATGAAAGCCTGCCTATTTATTCAGGGGGACTGGGCATCCTGTCAGGTGACCATCTGAAATCGGCAAGCGATCTTAATGTTCCCCTCATTGGTGTTGGGCTGCTGTACAAAAACGGTTATTTTTCCCAGACAATCGATAAGGAAGGGAATCAAGCAGAACACTACCCGGAGAATGACTTCTCCCGCATGCCTGTTCGTGTGTTAGACCGGGAAAAGGGGGAACCGTTGAGGATTAGCGTCACCCTGCCCGGCAGAAAACTCTATGCCCAAGCATGGGAAATAGATGTGGGGCGGGTTAAGCTGTATCTACTTGATACGGCCGTACCTGAAAACAACAATCAGGATATGGAGATAACGTCACGTCTATACGGTGCCGACCAGCGTCTTCGAATAGAGCAAGAAATCATGCTCGGCATAGGCGGTGTGCGCCTCTTAGAAGCCCTCGACATAAAACCCTCAATTTTTCATCTCAACGAAGGACATAGTGCGTTTCTGCTACTTGAACGCATAAGACAGTTGATACAAAAGGAAGGTTTGAGCTTCAACGAGGCCCGGGTAGTCGTTAAAACCGGTTCTGTTTTTACCACACACAGTCCCGTGGAGGCTGCAAACGAAAGGTTTGAACAATCCCTGATGAAGCATTATTTTTCAGATTATATCAAAGATCTCGGCATATCATGGAACACACTCTGGGAACTCGGACATTATGAACCAGGAGAGGACAAACCCTTCTTTATGTCTGTTCTGGCTCTCAAGCTCTGTTGCGTATCAAACGCAGTCAGTAAACTCCATGGCGAAATTTCAAGAAAACACTGGAGAAAGGTATGGTCGGGATTTGGTGAAGATGAAATTCCGATAACCCATATAACGAATGGGGTTCATATCCAGTCATGGATTGCCCCTGAGTTAAGAGCACTGTATGAAACCTATATCGGAATTGACTGGTATGCAGAGAATTTCGATATAAGTAACTGGGATAAGGTCAGTGAAATACCGGACGCGCTACTATGGCAAAAACATATGGATATTAAAGCCAACATGATCGATTTTCTGAAGAGCAGAATGGCTCGAGACATGGAAAGGCAGGGACTGACGCCCAAGTTAATCGAGAAAAAGATAGAAAGCCTGAGTCCAAATGCCATGATAATTGGTTTCGGAAGGCGTTTTGCAACGTATAAGAGGGGACATCTCATGTTTTCAGATCCGGAAAGACTATCACAAATCCTGGACGATCCGGACCGGCCTGTTCAGATCATATTTGGAGGAAAGGCCCACCCCAACGATGAGGAAGGCAAAAAGATCATTAAAAATATCTATTCATATACCTTGGACGAAAGTTTTATGGACAAGATTTTCTTTGTAGAAAACTATGACATGGAAATTGCCCGACACCTCGTTCAAGGTGTCGATGTGTGGCTCAATAATCCGATACGTCCTCAGGAAGCCAGCGGTACAAGCGGGATGAAAGTCGTTGTTAATGGCGGATTAAACTTCAGCATCCTGGATGGATGGTGGGACGAAGGATTTACCGGCACCAACGGGTGGTCGATCGGCGAAGGCAGGGAATATGCGAACCTGGAAACCCAGAACCTCGTTGACAGCCAGAACCTCTATGACACTCTGGAAAATTCCGTGATCCCCTCATATTATAATCGATCAAGTGAAGGAATACCTGAAAAGTGGGTCTATATTATGAAAGAATCCATAAGTACCCTTGTGCCGCGGTTTAATACACACAGGATGCTTCGAGAATACTATGAAAAGATGTATCTGCCTGCGTCAAGAAGAGCCGCTATCCTCTCGTCTAATAATTATGAAAGGGCACGGGCACTGGCAGATTGGAAACTGAAGATTGCTTCCAGATTTTCAACCGTACATATAAAGTGGTTTAAAACGAAGGGGTTCCGGGGTGATTCTCTCAATATAGGAGATGAATTTAAATTACAGGTCGGGGTAGAGCTAGGAAAACTTGCTGAAAATGAAATCCAGATGGAACTTGTTGTCGCGGAACCCGATGAAGGGAAAGAGCGCTTAAAAAACCAATCTGTCATAATCATGGACAAAGACAAAACCCTCGAGGAAGAAGGGGTTGTAATTTATTCCGGAAAACATAAGGCCACAAAGTCAGGAAAGTTCGTATACGGTATCCGAGCCATGCCAAGTCACCCTGATCTACTTCGTTATCATGAACTTGGGTTGGTCCACTGGGGTTAGGTTTGAGAAGGAATTTTTCTTTGAGACAGTAACAGAATTAAGCAAGCGGTTTTCCACTGTTGAGCCTTTCGTATACTCTTATATATTTGGCAACCATATTCTGAAGATCGTGTTTTTCCCTCGTCTCCTTCATGATCCGCTTCATTTGCTTCTCCCTTATCTTTTCAGGTTTTCTGTGGAATCGGACGCTTTTCTTGAGTCCATACCATAGCCCGTTTGGATTATAATCCCGGAACAGGAAACCGTTCCCCACATCCTGAGGAGAACCATCAATTTTAAGTTTCAGGTCCCTTATTTTATCATGATAGCCCCCAGTGTCACGATTGGTAGCCGTTGCTCCGAAAAGGTTTCCAATCTGGTCAATCTGACCGCACGGTTCATAAAGAGAAGCCCCGAAAACATCGGATGCCGCCGCGTAACCAAGCATGGAAAGTTCTTCACTGAAGCGATGATATGCTATTTTCCCCTTGGAAGCCCAGGCGATTCTCCCGAAGATATCCTCATGGGTACGTTCGAATCCTCCTACACCGTCAGCCACGATAGCCATCTGCACATCACCATGCGCTATGACGAATTTCAGGGCAATGTCTTCGAGCAGTTCGACACCTTTCTGTGCCGGATCAAGCCTTGAGGGCCAGTATAAAAGGATTGCATCGGGATTAACGTCGAGACCCGTTCTCTTCTGGAATTCCACAAGGTTTTTCTTTTTCGCGGCAATGATATCATCATTGGGTCCGTATTTCTTGACGAGATGATTACACCTCTCAGGATACATGCCGGGAGATGGGGCGTTGATGATAGACAGCGCAGCACCATGGTAATACTTTGCCTTCACCTCCTGTCTCACACTTGGCGGAATAATATGCCTGTCTGAAAAATAATCGTTGACAACTTCTTCAAGAAATCTCTGCCCGACAAAATTAATTAACGTAGCATTCTTGATCGCAGTGGCCTGACAGTCGATGGATCTCATTCCACTTTCATCGGAGAAGTAAAGGTGTCCCAACAGCTCATTCAAATTTATGCCAAGAAGCATATCAAGAGGTACGTGGCCAGTAAAAACATTATGAACCGTGTGCAGTAGCGGAAAGCCCCTTGATCTTGAATAGGCCGAAATAACGCCACCCGCCATCCAGTCGTGGCTGTGTAAAACAAGTTTTCCATGGCTTTTCGCCTTGACCGTTTTTATAATGTGATTCACAATTTCTTTCTGGAATTCCGCAGCATTCAATCCCGGGTTTCCAGAGTATGCACTGGGTAAATCAGCAAAGACTGAGGAGGTGACGAGATGTACCTTATCGGGATCGACTGCATACCTGATTTCCCGCCACTGTTTTTCGTCAAGATGGCTTTCCTTTTGGAATCTTTTCTTCAAGTTCATCGTTGCCAGGTGACAATCGATACCACGCTCCGTAAGCCCTTCACATAATGCGGTTATTACTTCACCCAGCCCACCACTCTTGCCCGATATGAATTTTGCTAAAAGCCCCATGTCTTCCGGTAACCGCCCTGTTTCCGGGGCTATGATAAGCACTGCCGTTCTTTCACCCTTCTTCAGGATTTCAAATCTCTTAACGTCCGTTTCAAGATAGTCTATTTTGCGCGTTATTATACGGGCAGCCTGTGTTACGGAACCCTCATAGGGATTTAAATAGAAATGAACCTTACGGTCTTCACCCATCCGTTCATGGAGAAAATATACATGATCGGAGGTTGTCATGTGCCGCCACTTCTTTAATAGTTCTCCCCCCGCTCTTTTAACGTCACCTTCAAGATTCTCAATATCTTTAAATAATTCGTACTGGGTGAGCGTATCAAGCCATCCGAATGTATCCCTGCTGATATTGGTTCGGTCAGAAATTTCCTTGCCGTGAATATCCAGAATAGGG from Syntrophales bacterium encodes the following:
- a CDS encoding glycosyltransferase family 4 protein; this translates as MQTRLATEKPLILHVHSLESDRSGIHGNQHIYNIERRGMQAADHIIAVSHHTRKKIVRDYGISERKVSVVHNAVSHSKSLTDYNAIKEIHSEQKGQNSPNCLTHGGDFK
- the glgP gene encoding alpha-glucan family phosphorylase, which gives rise to MNHVNDAKYLFEVSWEVCNKVGGIYTVLKTKINNAVKHFGDNYFLIGPDFGNNPEFEETSEDIWEAIKGELHDRNLTCRFGRCHFTGSNPRVILVNQNNKYRQDELLFQLWQDFGVNSMSGEWDYIEPVLFSTACGEVIEVLYEKIVNENEVAVAQFHEWMSTAGMLYIKKHVPEIATVFTSHATMLGRALAGHGTDIYTNLEDISPNEMATKMNVTAKHSLETVSARECDCFTTVSEITAREASHFLQRAPQVILPNGINIDDIPDITKQPEGIGKHREALLNFASKFLQKDLDSETTQVLIISGRYEFRNKGIDLFLESLNSINHILKEETCKEQIVALFSVVGGHFGISNETQQILKGKEIQRGGFSRICTHQLQYPQHDPIWNKCNSLNLLNAAEDNVNIIFMPVYLDGYDGLLNMPYYDVLSGCDLGVFPSYYEPWGYTPLESIAYSVPTITTDLAGFGLWVKNLPDYSNKGVIILEYYNKSYEEIVDCLTKNILQHLKWSKEEINDQKRQARKIAERADWNEFYPFYLKAYSTAAKMASHRRYSMDTSAYTRELVHTGTDSIQPRFKSFSVIAEMPESINRLRDIAYNLWWTWNPEAQELFAKLNPKLWAEVSNNPLELLERVSYERLEELAVNESYLRLYNRVLESFEDSLKDKYPAAEVDPSLTKETPIAYFSTEYGFHESLPIYSGGLGILSGDHLKSASDLNVPLIGVGLLYKNGYFSQTIDKEGNQAEHYPENDFSRMPVRVLDREKGEPLRISVTLPGRKLYAQAWEIDVGRVKLYLLDTAVPENNNQDMEITSRLYGADQRLRIEQEIMLGIGGVRLLEALDIKPSIFHLNEGHSAFLLLERIRQLIQKEGLSFNEARVVVKTGSVFTTHSPVEAANERFEQSLMKHYFSDYIKDLGISWNTLWELGHYEPGEDKPFFMSVLALKLCCVSNAVSKLHGEISRKHWRKVWSGFGEDEIPITHITNGVHIQSWIAPELRALYETYIGIDWYAENFDISNWDKVSEIPDALLWQKHMDIKANMIDFLKSRMARDMERQGLTPKLIEKKIESLSPNAMIIGFGRRFATYKRGHLMFSDPERLSQILDDPDRPVQIIFGGKAHPNDEEGKKIIKNIYSYTLDESFMDKIFFVENYDMEIARHLVQGVDVWLNNPIRPQEASGTSGMKVVVNGGLNFSILDGWWDEGFTGTNGWSIGEGREYANLETQNLVDSQNLYDTLENSVIPSYYNRSSEGIPEKWVYIMKESISTLVPRFNTHRMLREYYEKMYLPASRRAAILSSNNYERARALADWKLKIASRFSTVHIKWFKTKGFRGDSLNIGDEFKLQVGVELGKLAENEIQMELVVAEPDEGKERLKNQSVIIMDKDKTLEEEGVVIYSGKHKATKSGKFVYGIRAMPSHPDLLRYHELGLVHWG
- a CDS encoding glycogen/starch synthase is translated as MGRDTMPVLTIYFQLHQPFRLHPERDKFFWEEMDGKTFLKVAEKCYLPAISMMEELISENPGFKITLGLSGTFLEQAELYKPEVVKALQKLLNAGNEGNQIEFLDETYYHSLVSLFADPKMQEFQDQVSLHRDKMRALFGVVPASFRNTDLIYNNAIAETVADMGYQSMLCEMREDMFAHEDNPIPSETVFRAKGNTLIVIPRNSDLSNDIACRFSRNPVSPEQYAANIAKIEGDSVMLGFYFEHMGDRIGRNKGIFEFWRGLPEALARHPGIILANPSEVVERFRDVDCPILDIHGKEISDRTNISRDTFGWLDTLTQYELFKDIENLEGDVKRAGGELLKKWRHMTTSDHVYFLHERMGEDRKVHFYLNPYEGSVTQAARIITRKIDYLETDVKRFEILKKGERTAVLIIAPETGRLPEDMGLLAKFISGKSGGLGEVITALCEGLTERGIDCHLATMNLKKRFQKESHLDEKQWREIRYAVDPDKVHLVTSSVFADLPSAYSGNPGLNAAEFQKEIVNHIIKTVKAKSHGKLVLHSHDWMAGGVISAYSRSRGFPLLHTVHNVFTGHVPLDMLLGINLNELLGHLYFSDESGMRSIDCQATAIKNATLINFVGQRFLEEVVNDYFSDRHIIPPSVRQEVKAKYYHGAALSIINAPSPGMYPERCNHLVKKYGPNDDIIAAKKKNLVEFQKRTGLDVNPDAILLYWPSRLDPAQKGVELLEDIALKFVIAHGDVQMAIVADGVGGFERTHEDIFGRIAWASKGKIAYHRFSEELSMLGYAAASDVFGASLYEPCGQIDQIGNLFGATATNRDTGGYHDKIRDLKLKIDGSPQDVGNGFLFRDYNPNGLWYGLKKSVRFHRKPEKIREKQMKRIMKETREKHDLQNMVAKYIRVYERLNSGKPLA